One Clostridium novyi NT genomic window carries:
- a CDS encoding BMP family lipoprotein encodes MKKKKLIACIAAIAMVGSLFVGCGAQSTNSSGDASKKQIKAGLATDEGGLNDKSFNQSADKGLKKAVKELGIEYKPIESKGKESYVQNLQLLSKDFDADLTFGVGYQMKKATEDVAGQYKDKNFAIIDAEIKMPNVQSLLFKEQEGSFLVGVIAAKMTKTNKIGFIGGKEGDVVGRFEAGYVAGAKSINPNIKIDIRYADSFSDSNKGYEFAKSEYNSGCDIVMHAAGGVGIGLFQAASELKKNGKNVWAIGVDMDQALSNLDSKGKPQYADVILTSMVKKVDVATFEAIKEVKEGKFKGGVVKNFGLKEDGVCIAPTSRGEIPEDMKKYVKSHVPKDIIELTDKYAEAIKEGKIKVPATPKEAKEFKGVTLK; translated from the coding sequence ATGAAAAAGAAAAAACTAATTGCATGCATCGCAGCAATTGCAATGGTTGGGTCTTTGTTTGTAGGATGTGGTGCCCAAAGTACAAATAGTTCAGGAGATGCTAGCAAAAAGCAAATTAAAGCTGGACTTGCTACAGATGAAGGTGGACTTAATGATAAATCCTTTAATCAGTCTGCCGATAAAGGTTTGAAAAAAGCTGTAAAAGAACTTGGAATAGAATATAAGCCAATAGAATCAAAGGGAAAAGAAAGTTATGTTCAAAACCTTCAACTTTTATCAAAAGACTTTGATGCTGATTTAACATTTGGTGTAGGATATCAAATGAAAAAGGCAACAGAAGATGTGGCAGGTCAATATAAAGATAAGAATTTTGCTATCATAGATGCAGAAATAAAAATGCCTAATGTTCAGTCATTATTATTTAAAGAACAAGAAGGATCATTCTTGGTTGGTGTTATAGCTGCTAAGATGACAAAAACAAATAAAATAGGATTTATAGGTGGTAAAGAAGGAGACGTAGTTGGAAGATTTGAAGCTGGTTATGTAGCTGGTGCTAAATCTATTAATCCTAATATAAAAATAGATATAAGATATGCAGATAGCTTTAGTGATTCAAACAAAGGTTATGAATTTGCAAAATCAGAATACAACTCAGGTTGTGATATAGTAATGCATGCAGCTGGTGGAGTTGGTATTGGATTATTCCAAGCAGCATCAGAGTTAAAGAAAAATGGAAAAAATGTATGGGCTATAGGAGTTGATATGGACCAAGCATTAAGTAACTTAGACAGCAAGGGTAAACCACAATATGCTGATGTAATACTTACAAGTATGGTTAAAAAAGTTGACGTTGCAACATTTGAAGCTATAAAAGAAGTTAAAGAAGGAAAATTCAAGGGTGGAGTAGTTAAAAACTTTGGACTTAAAGAAGACGGTGTATGTATAGCTCCAACATCAAGAGGAGAAATTCCAGAAGACATGAAAAAATATGTAAAATCACATGTGCCTAAGGATATAATTGAATTAACAGATAAATATGCTGAAGCTATAAAAGAAGGAAAAATTAAAGTACCAGCAACTCCAAAAGAAGCGAAAGAATTTAAAGGTGTAACTTTAAAATAG
- a CDS encoding ABC transporter ATP-binding protein produces MDKVVEMKGITKIFPGTIANDNVNFDLLRGETHVLLGENGAGKTTLMNILYGLYQPEKGEIYIKGNKVKISNPNDAISLGIGMVHQHFKLVHNFTVAENIILGKETKKGIKLDIQKARKDVKELADKYGFNINPDDLIEDITVGQQQKVEILKTLYRGAEILILDEPTAVLTPAEIDELGVIISNLKAEGKSVILITHKLKEVMQMSDRVTIIRRGKNTGVVKTKDTSIDELAELMVGRKVNLVVEKKESVPGEEVLEVKELCAKDNRDIPALKGVNLNVRRGEIVGIAGVDGNGQKELVEVLTGLRKVESGTIKLNEKDITGKTTKEIMELGVGHIPEDRQQRGLILPYSLYENSILGMHHKAPFSKNMIMNYKKIKEHAKKLIKEFDVRTPSENVAASALSGGNQQKLIVAREISKDPNLLIASQPTRGVDVGAIEFIHKRLVGERDNNKAVLLVSFELDEILALSDKIAVMYDGKIVKVLDRKDATEQKIGVLMAGGTLENSEIEVKDIEECKEKQHI; encoded by the coding sequence ATGGATAAAGTTGTGGAAATGAAAGGAATTACAAAGATATTTCCAGGTACTATAGCAAACGATAATGTTAATTTTGATTTGTTAAGAGGGGAAACCCATGTATTGCTTGGTGAAAATGGGGCAGGTAAAACTACCTTAATGAATATATTGTATGGACTTTATCAACCTGAAAAAGGGGAAATATATATAAAAGGAAATAAGGTGAAAATATCAAATCCTAATGATGCCATAAGTCTTGGAATAGGTATGGTTCATCAACACTTTAAATTAGTTCATAATTTTACAGTGGCTGAGAACATTATACTTGGTAAAGAGACAAAAAAGGGTATTAAATTAGATATTCAAAAGGCTAGAAAAGACGTTAAAGAATTGGCGGATAAATATGGATTTAATATAAATCCAGACGATTTAATTGAAGATATAACAGTTGGTCAACAGCAAAAGGTAGAGATTTTAAAAACTCTTTATAGAGGAGCTGAAATCTTAATACTAGATGAACCTACAGCAGTTTTAACTCCAGCAGAAATAGATGAACTTGGAGTTATAATAAGTAATTTAAAAGCAGAAGGAAAGTCGGTTATACTAATCACTCACAAATTAAAAGAAGTTATGCAGATGAGTGATAGGGTAACAATTATAAGAAGAGGAAAGAATACAGGAGTTGTAAAAACTAAAGATACTTCAATAGATGAACTTGCTGAACTTATGGTAGGAAGAAAAGTTAATCTTGTAGTAGAAAAGAAAGAATCAGTGCCAGGTGAAGAAGTTTTAGAAGTAAAAGAATTATGTGCTAAAGATAATAGAGATATTCCTGCACTTAAAGGTGTAAATCTAAATGTCAGAAGAGGAGAAATAGTTGGAATAGCAGGGGTAGATGGAAATGGACAAAAAGAATTAGTTGAAGTGTTGACAGGTTTACGAAAAGTTGAAAGCGGTACCATTAAGCTAAATGAAAAAGATATAACAGGAAAAACTACGAAAGAAATAATGGAACTAGGAGTTGGACATATACCAGAAGATAGACAACAAAGAGGACTTATACTTCCATATAGTTTATATGAAAACTCAATACTTGGTATGCATCATAAAGCTCCGTTTTCAAAAAATATGATTATGAATTATAAAAAAATTAAAGAACATGCAAAAAAACTTATAAAAGAATTTGATGTAAGAACTCCTAGTGAAAATGTGGCTGCATCTGCTTTATCAGGAGGAAATCAACAAAAATTAATAGTAGCAAGGGAAATTTCAAAGGATCCAAATCTTTTAATTGCATCTCAGCCAACTAGAGGAGTAGACGTAGGAGCAATAGAGTTTATTCATAAAAGATTAGTTGGAGAAAGAGATAATAACAAAGCAGTATTATTAGTTTCATTTGAATTAGATGAAATATTAGCTTTATCAGACAAAATAGCTGTAATGTACGATGGAAAAATAGTAAAAGTCTTAGATAGAAAAGATGCTACAGAACAAAAAATAGGAGTGTTAATGGCTGGTGGAACTTTAGAAAATAGTGAAATAGAGGTGAAAGACATTGAAGAGTGTAAAGAAAAACAACACATCTAA
- a CDS encoding ABC transporter permease — protein sequence MKSVKKNNTSNNKVLSLIENTIKSLVFPLIAVIVSIFVAVFFVMWSKNYGISQYFSALSDLFSLIWKGSFSNERNMLTTIAYITPLLFAGIANAIAFKCGLFNIGVEGQFVIGMLAGALLGLIPGLNPVVHAIIMILGGIIAGGVWAGIPGALKAKFGTNEVVNTIMMNYIALNLVNWVVKKSRFSTENGTSTPLIQESAILPKLSSGTEANISIFLAIAVAILIYWVLWKTTIGYEIRGVGLNPLGAEYGGINIKKNIVLAMILSGAIAGIGGCAYTAGARYQMQDLMGLPGFGFDGIAVALLARSNPIGCIASAVLFGALKSSSAILQLNDIPKEIVYLIQSIVIIFVATDYIVKYFQEKKQKGAVINE from the coding sequence TTGAAGAGTGTAAAGAAAAACAACACATCTAATAATAAAGTGTTAAGTTTAATAGAAAATACTATAAAAAGTCTTGTGTTTCCATTGATTGCGGTAATAGTTTCTATATTTGTGGCTGTTTTCTTTGTAATGTGGTCTAAAAACTATGGAATATCACAATACTTTTCAGCACTTAGTGACTTATTTAGTTTGATATGGAAAGGAAGCTTTTCAAATGAGCGAAATATGCTTACTACAATAGCATATATAACACCTCTTTTATTCGCAGGTATTGCCAATGCTATAGCATTTAAGTGTGGATTATTTAATATCGGAGTAGAAGGACAATTTGTAATTGGAATGCTTGCTGGTGCATTGCTTGGGTTAATTCCAGGATTAAACCCAGTAGTTCATGCAATTATTATGATTTTAGGTGGTATTATTGCAGGTGGAGTATGGGCAGGAATTCCAGGTGCCTTAAAAGCTAAATTTGGTACTAATGAAGTTGTTAATACGATTATGATGAATTATATAGCATTAAACTTAGTAAACTGGGTGGTAAAAAAATCTAGATTTTCTACTGAAAATGGAACAAGTACACCATTAATTCAGGAAAGTGCTATCTTGCCTAAATTAAGTAGTGGAACTGAGGCTAATATAAGTATTTTCTTAGCAATAGCAGTTGCCATACTTATATACTGGGTACTATGGAAAACAACTATAGGATACGAAATAAGAGGTGTTGGACTTAATCCTCTTGGAGCTGAATATGGTGGAATAAATATAAAGAAAAATATAGTACTTGCTATGATTTTATCTGGTGCTATAGCTGGAATTGGTGGATGTGCTTACACAGCAGGAGCAAGATATCAAATGCAAGATTTAATGGGGCTTCCAGGCTTTGGATTTGATGGTATAGCAGTTGCTCTTCTTGCAAGATCTAATCCTATTGGTTGTATAGCGTCAGCAGTATTATTTGGTGCATTAAAGAGTAGTTCAGCAATACTACAATTAAATGATATACCTAAAGAAATAGTATATTTAATACAATCCATAGTAATTATATTTGTTGCAACAGATTATATAGTTAAGTATTTCCAAGAAAAGAAACAGAAAGGAGCTGTAATAAATGAGTAA
- a CDS encoding ABC transporter permease gives MSNGIIVALIAGTLRMAAPLIFTALGGVFSEKSGVVNIGLEGMMIMGAFFGVLGTYKTGSPLIGVVCAMIAGGAISLVHAFLSINLRADQIISGTAINLFALALASFLIGPIFKTGGQTNVVKKLSYNLPGFLKNVPILNNLNWFVIIAIILVFVSNFILYKTPFGLRVRAVGEHPGAADTMGINVYKMRYICVIISGILAGLGGATLSIGMTPLYKDGMVAGRGFIALAAMIFGNWKPIGTMWACMLFAFGTSFQMIAQGFTINLPNEFYQSIPYILTMLALTGFIGKTEAPRADGKPYIKGQR, from the coding sequence ATGAGTAATGGTATTATTGTAGCATTAATAGCAGGAACACTAAGGATGGCAGCGCCACTTATATTTACAGCCCTTGGTGGAGTATTCTCAGAAAAATCAGGTGTTGTTAATATTGGACTTGAAGGTATGATGATAATGGGTGCTTTCTTTGGAGTACTTGGAACATATAAAACAGGAAGTCCATTAATTGGAGTTGTTTGTGCAATGATTGCAGGTGGAGCAATATCATTAGTACATGCCTTTTTAAGTATAAATTTAAGAGCGGACCAAATTATTTCGGGTACTGCCATAAACTTATTTGCACTTGCGCTTGCTAGTTTCTTAATAGGACCTATATTTAAAACTGGTGGACAGACTAACGTAGTTAAAAAACTATCTTATAACTTGCCGGGGTTTTTAAAGAATGTACCTATTTTAAACAACTTAAACTGGTTTGTTATAATAGCTATAATATTAGTATTCGTATCTAATTTTATATTATATAAAACGCCATTTGGACTTAGAGTAAGAGCGGTAGGAGAACATCCAGGTGCAGCAGATACAATGGGTATTAACGTTTATAAAATGAGATATATATGTGTTATTATATCAGGAATACTTGCAGGTCTTGGTGGAGCAACATTATCAATTGGTATGACACCTTTATATAAAGATGGAATGGTTGCCGGAAGAGGATTTATTGCACTTGCAGCTATGATCTTTGGAAATTGGAAACCAATAGGAACTATGTGGGCTTGTATGTTATTTGCATTCGGAACATCTTTCCAAATGATAGCTCAAGGATTCACAATAAATTTACCAAATGAATTTTATCAAAGCATACCATATATCTTAACTATGCTTGCACTTACTGGATTTATTGGAAAAACAGAGGCTCCAAGAGCTGATGGTAAACCTTATATAAAAGGACAAAGATAA
- a CDS encoding phosphoglycerate kinase, protein MKLNKKTVEDIQVKGKKVLVRCDFNVPLKDGVITDENRLVGAMPTIKYLVNEGAKVILCSHLGKPKGEAKPELSLAPVAKRLSELLEKEVVFAADDTVVGENAKKAVAEMKDGDVVLLQNTRYRKEETKNEENFSKELASLADVFVNDAFGTAHRAHCSTVGVADFLNEAACGYLIQKELKFLGDAVETPVRPFVAILGGAKVSDKINVINNLLEKVDTLIIGGGMAYTFLKAQGYTIGKSLVEEDKVEYAKEMMDKAKAKGVKLLLPVDNVVGEEFDANTTPVTTEDANIPEGYMGLDIGPKTSALYADAVRTAKTVVWNGPMGVFEFANFAKGTIAVAEAMAEADATTIIGGGDSAAAVNQLGFGDKMTHISTGGGASLEFLEGKELPGIVALSDK, encoded by the coding sequence ATGAAATTAAATAAGAAAACTGTAGAAGATATTCAAGTTAAGGGGAAAAAAGTATTAGTAAGATGTGACTTCAACGTTCCTCTAAAAGATGGAGTTATAACTGATGAGAATAGACTAGTAGGAGCAATGCCAACAATAAAATACTTAGTAAATGAAGGAGCTAAAGTTATTCTTTGCTCACACCTTGGAAAACCAAAGGGAGAAGCTAAACCTGAATTATCATTAGCGCCAGTAGCAAAGAGATTATCAGAATTATTAGAAAAAGAAGTTGTATTTGCTGCAGATGATACTGTAGTTGGAGAAAATGCTAAAAAAGCTGTAGCTGAAATGAAAGATGGAGATGTAGTATTACTTCAAAACACAAGATACAGAAAAGAAGAAACTAAAAACGAAGAAAACTTCTCTAAAGAATTAGCTTCACTTGCAGATGTATTTGTAAATGATGCATTTGGTACAGCACATAGAGCTCACTGCTCAACAGTTGGAGTTGCTGATTTCTTAAATGAAGCAGCTTGTGGATACTTAATTCAAAAAGAATTAAAATTCTTAGGAGATGCTGTTGAAACTCCAGTTAGACCATTTGTTGCAATACTTGGAGGAGCTAAAGTTTCAGACAAAATCAATGTTATAAACAACTTACTTGAAAAAGTTGATACATTAATCATTGGTGGAGGAATGGCTTACACATTCTTAAAAGCACAAGGATACACAATAGGAAAATCTTTAGTAGAAGAAGACAAAGTAGAATATGCTAAAGAAATGATGGATAAAGCTAAAGCTAAAGGTGTTAAATTATTATTACCTGTAGACAACGTTGTTGGAGAAGAATTTGATGCAAATACAACACCTGTTACAACTGAAGATGCTAACATTCCAGAAGGATACATGGGACTTGATATTGGACCTAAGACTTCAGCATTATATGCAGATGCAGTAAGAACAGCTAAAACAGTTGTATGGAATGGACCAATGGGAGTATTTGAATTTGCAAACTTCGCAAAAGGAACAATAGCAGTTGCAGAAGCTATGGCTGAAGCTGATGCTACAACAATTATCGGTGGAGGAGACAGTGCTGCTGCTGTTAACCAATTAGGATTTGGAGACAAAATGACTCACATCTCAACTGGTGGTGGAGCATCACTTGAATTCTTAGAAGGAAAAGAATTACCTGGAATAGTAGCACTTTCAGATAAATAA
- the tpiA gene encoding triose-phosphate isomerase: MRKAIIAGNWKMNNTISQGLKLVEELKPLVADANCDVVVCPPTLALDAVVKATEGTNIKVGAQNMHFEESGAFTGETAPAMLEELGVKYVILGHSERRQYFGENDADLNKKMKKAFEHNLTPILCIGETLEEREADVTEEVLAKQIKLDLAGLTEAQIAETVIAYEPIWAIGTGKTATSDQAEETIAFVRKTVAGMFGAEAAEKMRIQYGGSVKPATIKEQMAKPNIDGGLIGGASLKAADFAAIVNFDK; the protein is encoded by the coding sequence ATGAGAAAAGCAATTATAGCTGGAAACTGGAAAATGAACAACACAATTTCACAAGGATTAAAACTTGTTGAAGAATTAAAACCATTAGTAGCAGATGCAAACTGTGACGTAGTAGTTTGTCCACCAACATTAGCTTTAGATGCTGTAGTAAAAGCTACTGAAGGAACTAACATAAAAGTTGGAGCACAAAACATGCACTTTGAAGAAAGTGGAGCATTTACTGGGGAAACAGCACCAGCTATGCTTGAAGAACTAGGAGTAAAATACGTTATATTAGGACATAGTGAAAGAAGACAATACTTCGGAGAAAATGATGCTGACTTAAACAAAAAAATGAAGAAAGCATTTGAACATAACCTAACTCCAATCCTTTGCATAGGAGAAACTTTAGAAGAAAGAGAAGCAGATGTAACTGAAGAAGTACTTGCAAAACAAATCAAACTTGATTTAGCAGGACTTACTGAAGCTCAAATAGCAGAAACTGTAATAGCTTATGAACCAATCTGGGCTATCGGAACAGGAAAAACTGCTACATCTGATCAAGCAGAAGAAACTATAGCTTTCGTAAGAAAGACAGTTGCAGGAATGTTTGGAGCAGAAGCTGCTGAAAAAATGAGAATTCAATACGGTGGATCAGTTAAACCAGCAACAATAAAAGAACAAATGGCAAAACCAAACATAGACGGTGGTCTTATAGGTGGAGCTTCTCTTAAAGCTGCTGATTTCGCTGCAATAGTAAATTTCGATAAATAA
- the gpmI gene encoding 2,3-bisphosphoglycerate-independent phosphoglycerate mutase has translation MAKKPVMLAILDGLGLSDHKDGNAFSLAKKPNLDKIFKEYPHTVLGASGLSVGLPDGQMGNSEVGHLNIGAGRIVYQALTRITKSIEDGDIFKNEALLKAIDNAKNNDSAIHFMGLLSDGGVHSHIDHLKGLIDFAAKSGVKKVYVHAFLDGRDTAPKSALTYIEDLEKHMAEVGVGSIATVSGRYYAMDRDKRWERIELAYNAMVLGKGEVATSPKEAVERSYHDNKTDEFVLPTVIEKDGKPVATIKSNDSVVFFNFRPDRARQITRAINDKEFDGFKRETLNLVFVTMTEYDSTIEGVEVAFKPESYVNTLGEYVSKQGKKQLRIAETEKYAHVTFFFNGGVEEPNQNEDRALIPSPKVATYDLKPEMSAYEVTDEVLKRIDSDEYDMIILNYANPDMVGHTGVIDAAVKAVETVDECLGKVMDKILEKNGALFITADHGNCEQMIDYSTGNPMTAHTTNLVPFAYIANDAKEKELREEGILADIAPTMLQSMGLEVPKEMTGKSLFK, from the coding sequence ATGGCAAAGAAACCAGTAATGTTAGCTATTTTAGATGGACTTGGATTATCAGATCATAAAGATGGTAACGCCTTCTCATTAGCTAAAAAGCCTAATTTAGATAAAATATTTAAAGAATATCCTCACACAGTGCTAGGGGCTAGCGGATTATCAGTAGGACTACCAGATGGTCAAATGGGTAACTCAGAAGTTGGTCACTTAAACATAGGTGCAGGAAGAATAGTATATCAAGCTCTTACAAGAATAACAAAATCAATTGAAGATGGAGATATATTTAAAAATGAAGCATTATTAAAAGCTATAGATAATGCTAAAAATAATGATTCAGCTATTCACTTTATGGGATTATTATCTGATGGTGGAGTTCACTCTCACATAGATCACTTAAAGGGATTAATAGATTTTGCTGCAAAATCTGGAGTTAAAAAAGTATATGTTCATGCTTTCTTAGATGGAAGAGATACTGCTCCAAAATCAGCATTAACTTATATAGAAGATTTAGAAAAACACATGGCAGAAGTTGGCGTAGGTTCTATTGCTACTGTTTCAGGAAGATACTATGCAATGGATAGAGATAAGAGATGGGAAAGAATAGAACTTGCATACAATGCAATGGTACTTGGAAAAGGTGAAGTTGCAACTTCTCCAAAAGAAGCTGTAGAAAGATCTTACCATGACAATAAAACTGATGAATTTGTTCTTCCAACAGTAATCGAAAAAGATGGAAAACCAGTTGCTACAATTAAGAGCAATGATTCAGTTGTATTCTTTAACTTTAGACCAGATAGAGCAAGACAAATAACAAGAGCTATAAATGATAAAGAATTTGATGGTTTCAAGAGAGAAACTCTAAACCTAGTATTTGTTACTATGACTGAATATGATAGTACAATCGAAGGTGTAGAAGTTGCATTTAAACCTGAAAGCTATGTAAATACTTTAGGTGAATATGTAAGCAAACAAGGAAAGAAACAATTAAGAATTGCTGAAACAGAAAAATATGCTCACGTTACATTCTTCTTTAATGGTGGAGTTGAAGAACCTAACCAAAATGAAGATAGAGCATTAATACCTTCACCAAAGGTTGCAACATATGATTTAAAACCAGAAATGAGTGCATATGAAGTAACTGATGAAGTTCTAAAGAGAATTGATTCAGATGAATATGACATGATTATATTAAACTATGCAAACCCAGACATGGTAGGCCATACTGGAGTTATAGATGCAGCAGTTAAAGCAGTTGAAACGGTTGATGAATGTTTAGGCAAAGTTATGGATAAAATACTAGAGAAAAATGGTGCTTTATTTATAACAGCAGATCATGGTAACTGTGAACAAATGATAGATTATTCAACTGGAAATCCTATGACTGCACATACAACAAATCTTGTTCCATTTGCTTATATAGCAAATGATGCTAAAGAAAAAGAATTAAGAGAAGAAGGAATTCTTGCAGATATAGCACCTACAATGCTTCAATCTATGGGACTTGAAGTGCCTAAGGAAATGACAGGAAAAAGTCTTTTTAAATAA
- the eno gene encoding phosphopyruvate hydratase: MKTFVEIVDVYARQILDSRGNPTVEVEVELEDGTVGRAAVPSGASTGIFEAVELRDNDKSRYMGKSVEKAVENVNEIIAEELVGLNVFDQVALDKIMIELDGTDNKGKLGANAMLGVSLACARAAAEYLGISLYQYIGGVNAKVLPVPMMNIMNGGSHADNNVDLQEFMIMPAGAKSFSHALRMCAEIYHTLKNILKDKGLSTGVGDEGGFAPNLESNEEAIQVIIEAVEKAGYKPGEEVFIALDPASSEFFNTETNKYELKGEGRELTPAEMVEYYAKLVEKYPIISIEDGMAEEDWDGWKLMTEKLGGKIQLVGDDLFVTNTKRLSMGIERKVANSILIKLNQIGTLTETLNTIEMAERAGYTAVVSHRSGETEDTTIADLVVAVNAGQIKTGAPARTERVAKYNQLLRIEEELNAMGEYRGLKAFYNIRK, translated from the coding sequence ATGAAAACTTTTGTAGAGATAGTAGACGTTTATGCAAGACAAATTCTAGATTCAAGAGGAAATCCTACAGTAGAAGTAGAAGTTGAATTAGAGGATGGAACAGTAGGAAGAGCAGCAGTACCATCAGGAGCTTCAACAGGTATATTTGAAGCTGTTGAATTAAGAGACAATGATAAATCTAGATACATGGGAAAAAGCGTTGAGAAAGCAGTTGAAAACGTAAATGAAATCATAGCAGAAGAGTTAGTTGGATTAAATGTTTTTGATCAAGTAGCTTTAGATAAAATAATGATAGAACTTGATGGAACAGATAATAAAGGTAAACTTGGAGCAAATGCAATGCTTGGAGTATCACTTGCCTGTGCAAGAGCAGCTGCTGAATATTTAGGAATTAGTTTATATCAATACATAGGTGGAGTTAACGCAAAAGTTTTACCAGTACCTATGATGAACATAATGAATGGTGGATCACATGCCGATAACAACGTAGATTTACAAGAGTTTATGATTATGCCTGCAGGTGCAAAGAGTTTTTCACATGCATTAAGAATGTGTGCTGAAATATATCACACATTAAAGAACATATTAAAAGACAAAGGATTATCTACTGGTGTTGGTGATGAAGGTGGATTCGCACCTAATCTTGAAAGCAACGAAGAAGCTATTCAAGTTATTATAGAAGCTGTAGAAAAAGCTGGATACAAACCAGGAGAAGAAGTGTTTATAGCACTAGACCCAGCATCTTCTGAATTCTTTAATACAGAAACTAACAAGTATGAATTAAAAGGTGAAGGAAGAGAATTAACTCCAGCAGAAATGGTTGAATACTATGCTAAGTTAGTAGAAAAATATCCAATTATCTCAATTGAAGACGGTATGGCAGAAGAAGATTGGGATGGATGGAAGCTAATGACTGAAAAACTTGGTGGAAAAATTCAATTAGTAGGAGACGACTTATTCGTAACTAACACTAAGAGACTTTCAATGGGAATTGAAAGAAAAGTTGCTAACTCAATTCTTATAAAACTTAACCAAATCGGAACATTAACTGAAACATTAAACACAATAGAAATGGCTGAAAGAGCAGGATATACTGCTGTTGTTTCTCATAGATCAGGTGAAACAGAAGATACTACAATAGCTGATCTTGTTGTTGCAGTTAATGCAGGACAAATAAAAACTGGAGCTCCAGCAAGAACTGAAAGAGTTGCAAAATACAATCAATTATTAAGAATTGAAGAAGAATTAAATGCAATGGGTGAATATAGAGGATTAAAAGCTTTCTATAACATCAGAAAATAA
- the secG gene encoding preprotein translocase subunit SecG — MHTFLQIAEIVVGIAIIVVVLKQPAKADGFNLISSGNETFYSKNKTKTYESVLAKTTVILAILFALITIGLTLTAK, encoded by the coding sequence ATGCATACATTTTTACAAATAGCAGAAATAGTAGTTGGAATAGCAATTATAGTTGTAGTATTAAAGCAACCAGCTAAAGCAGATGGATTTAACTTAATATCTTCAGGAAATGAAACTTTTTATTCTAAGAATAAAACAAAAACATATGAATCAGTATTAGCAAAAACAACAGTTATTTTAGCAATACTTTTTGCTCTAATAACAATAGGTTTAACTTTAACAGCAAAATAA